One part of the Dermacentor andersoni chromosome 2, qqDerAnde1_hic_scaffold, whole genome shotgun sequence genome encodes these proteins:
- the LOC126542565 gene encoding protein LSM12-like, with translation MKAMADGPECFSLGSLVSCKTCYDQVIEGEVLAFDQQTKALMLKCASSSGKANVSDIRMVNLNFVSELTVKKEAASSPLTPPQPLNTEKLNTRAKQNIDERQRLAAAISAGVSHDGIRLFLAIRKTIDDVTWQGKNIIVMNQVTIVPPYRPENCKGKSDSDASVLHVRKIVEKHLRDQQKQGQGTRQTSPTQPSTKA, from the exons ATGAAAGCTATGGCGGATGGGCCAGAATGCTTTTCCCTTGGAAGTCTCGTTAGTTGTAAAACTTGCTATGACCAGGTTATCGAGGGAGAAGTGTTGGCTTTCGACCAGCAGACCAAGGCTCTCATGTTAA AGTGTGCCAGCTCTAGCGGGAAAGCCAATGTCAGCGACATACGCATGGTCAACCTCAACTTTGTCTCTGAGTTGACCGTGAAGAAGGAAGCCGCGTCCAGCCCGCTCACGCCTCCGCAGCCCCTAAACACAGAAAAG CTCAACACAAGAGCAAAGCAGAACATAGATGAGCGGCAGCGTTTGGCAGCTGCCATCTCTGCTGGTGTGTCCCACGATGGCATTCGCCTTTTCCTGGCGATACGAAAAAC GATTGATGATGTGACGTGGCAGGGGAAGAACATAATTGTGATGAATCAGGTAACCATCGTGCCACCTTATCGGCCAGAGAACTGCAAGGGGAAATCTGACAGCGACGCCAGCGTGCTGCATGTTCGCAAGATT GTTGAGAAGCATCTTCGGGATCAACAAAAACAGGGCCAAGGGACACGTCAAACCTCACCAACACAACCTTCAACGAAGGCCTAA
- the Prosbeta3 gene encoding proteasome subunit beta type-3, which yields MSIMSYNGGVVVAMKGKECVAIAADRRLGARGHTIALDFDRIFEMGPKLYCGLPGLATDTQTVAQRLKFRINLYELREGRSITPKTLGSVISNLLYERRFGPYFVQPIVAGLDPVTNEPYICVMDLIGCIDEPTDFVVSGTCEEQCYGMCETLWEPDMGPDELFEATAQALMNAFDRDSSSGWGGVVHVIEKDKVTTKYLKTRMD from the coding sequence ATGAGTATAATGTCCTATAACGGAGGCGTCGTGGTCGCCATGAAGGGGAAAGAATGCGTCGCCATCGCAGCCGACCGGCGTCTCGGCGCGCGTGGCCATACCATTGCGCTGGACTTCGACCGTATCTTCGAAATGGGCCCCAAGCTTTACTGCGGCCTGCCGGGCCTTGCCACCGACACGCAGACGGTGGCGCAGAGGCTTAAGTTTCGTATAAACTTGTACGAGTTGCGCGAAGGCCGCTCGATTACGCCCAAGACGCTCGGCTCGGTCATCTCCAACCTGCTGTACGAGCGCCGGTTCGGTCCGTACTTCGTGCAGCCCATAGTGGCCGGCCTCGACCCCGTGACAAACGAGCCTTACATCTGCGTCATGGACCTGATCGGTTGCATCGACGAACCGACTGACTTCGTGGTCTCGGGTACGTGCGAGGAGCAGTGCTACGGCATGTGCGAGACGCTGTGGGAGCCCGACATGGGGCCCGACGAACTCTTTGAGGCCACTGCGCAGGCACTCATGAATGCCTTTGACAGAGACTCCAGCTCGGGTTGGGGCGGTGTTGTGCACGTAATCGAGAAGGATAAGGTCACCACCAAGTACCTCAAGACCAGGATGGATTGA
- the LOC126542566 gene encoding uncharacterized protein isoform X2 has protein sequence MDFTNDNTNECVEDDNKEFQRNVLEQTPTVSAENHALDSEGFRSQMSPDVLPKEPETVGASAFSFVRPDECDNEAESEEELEGFNGGNASIEMSAERLGSRLCKMVETMNENLRKMFQKSEESILRLTALRDAVLQHEQQQVQKFEHAKRMLLDVLGKYSEESE, from the exons ATGGATTTCACAAATGATAATACAAATGAATGCGTTGAGGATGACAACAAAGAG TTTCAACGAAATGTGCTGGAACAAACGCCGACCGTGTCCGCTGAAAATCACGCCCTCGACAGCGAAGGTTTCCGTTCACAGATGTCGCCTG ATGTGCTTCCAAAAGAACCTGAAACTGTTGGCGCCAGTGCCTTTTCGTTCGTGAGGCCGGATGAAT GTGATAATGAGGCTGAGTCAGAAGAGGAACTTGAAGGTTTCAATGGTGGAAATGCCTCGATCGAGATGTCAGCTGAAC GCCTTGGCAGCCGGTTGTGCAAAATGGTTGAGACAATGAATGAAAATTTGCGCAAGATGTTTCAGAAGAGCGAAGAGAGCATTCTGCGCTTGACAGCACTCCGAGATGCTGTGTTGCAGCATGAGCAACAGCAAGTGCAGAAATTTGAACACGCCAAAAGGATGCTGCTTGATGTCCTGGGGAAGTATTCAGAGGAGAGTGAGTAG
- the LOC126542566 gene encoding uncharacterized protein isoform X1, whose protein sequence is MDFTNDNTNECVEDDNKEFQRNVLEQTPTVSAENHALDSEGFRSQMSPGADVLPKEPETVGASAFSFVRPDECDNEAESEEELEGFNGGNASIEMSAERLGSRLCKMVETMNENLRKMFQKSEESILRLTALRDAVLQHEQQQVQKFEHAKRMLLDVLGKYSEESE, encoded by the exons ATGGATTTCACAAATGATAATACAAATGAATGCGTTGAGGATGACAACAAAGAG TTTCAACGAAATGTGCTGGAACAAACGCCGACCGTGTCCGCTGAAAATCACGCCCTCGACAGCGAAGGTTTCCGTTCACAGATGTCGCCTG GTGCAGATGTGCTTCCAAAAGAACCTGAAACTGTTGGCGCCAGTGCCTTTTCGTTCGTGAGGCCGGATGAAT GTGATAATGAGGCTGAGTCAGAAGAGGAACTTGAAGGTTTCAATGGTGGAAATGCCTCGATCGAGATGTCAGCTGAAC GCCTTGGCAGCCGGTTGTGCAAAATGGTTGAGACAATGAATGAAAATTTGCGCAAGATGTTTCAGAAGAGCGAAGAGAGCATTCTGCGCTTGACAGCACTCCGAGATGCTGTGTTGCAGCATGAGCAACAGCAAGTGCAGAAATTTGAACACGCCAAAAGGATGCTGCTTGATGTCCTGGGGAAGTATTCAGAGGAGAGTGAGTAG